One window of Candidatus Nitrospira kreftii genomic DNA carries:
- a CDS encoding hypothetical protein (conserved protein of unknown function) translates to MTWSIRWKVMLGTLVAVICGLLIAGVITVQTLERQRVAQMGEVLEAKTKLVAYGFQPLLDRNPSSLPPTLLQETARELGIRAAARVTLIAADGIALADSAVQGVELAAIEDHNARPEINQAFSSGQGQDVRSSHTTGERTMYRAVLMQTTKETVPVVVRVGLPMGGLDRELSEVREHLFLALGLAILITLTLSVWLAHSVTKPLSDIALAARQLSAGNHTFRIRTTAQDEVGLLASTLNQITDQLQAKIDELSEDRTQLLAVLTSMVEGVMVLDYRGHVLQVNPALERMFGISRIEARGRPCTELFRHQQLNELIAFILQSAAHHQDEIVLPLTGRCLQIEASPAGGKRENEACVVLVFHDITELRRLEKIRTDFVANVSHELRTPLTSIKGYVEALLDGAKDDPVASSKFLNIILKQSDRLNLIIEDLLELSKIESGRISMKEEPLDLQTLVERTLSMIKPMADKNRHHLVTAIMSSLPPVAGDEGRLAQVLTNLLDNAIKYTPAGGTITVSAALAPSPRSSERPATAIDLSVADTGIGIPEQDRPRVFERFYRVDKARSRELGGTGLGLAIVKHIVEGHGGHVWVEANHPHGSRFVVRLPLGGKARGSASIVEAGKI, encoded by the coding sequence ATGACGTGGTCGATCCGCTGGAAGGTAATGCTCGGAACGCTGGTGGCAGTGATCTGTGGCCTGCTGATCGCCGGCGTGATAACAGTCCAAACCCTCGAACGACAGCGCGTGGCGCAAATGGGAGAGGTGCTGGAGGCGAAAACCAAACTCGTCGCATACGGGTTCCAGCCCCTCCTTGACAGGAATCCTTCATCCCTACCCCCTACTCTCCTTCAGGAAACCGCGCGCGAACTCGGCATCCGAGCAGCAGCTCGGGTGACATTGATCGCCGCAGATGGAATCGCTCTCGCCGATAGCGCGGTTCAAGGCGTCGAACTCGCCGCCATCGAAGATCACAACGCTCGCCCGGAAATCAATCAGGCCTTTTCCTCGGGACAGGGACAAGACGTCCGCTCCAGTCACACCACCGGGGAACGGACGATGTATCGTGCCGTGCTCATGCAGACTACCAAGGAGACTGTCCCTGTTGTCGTACGGGTAGGGCTCCCGATGGGCGGGCTTGACCGAGAACTCTCGGAGGTACGAGAACATCTCTTTCTAGCGCTTGGCTTGGCGATCCTCATCACCCTCACGCTCAGCGTTTGGTTGGCACACAGCGTTACCAAGCCGCTCTCGGATATCGCCTTGGCTGCTCGCCAACTGAGTGCGGGCAACCATACCTTTCGTATCAGGACGACCGCACAAGATGAAGTCGGCCTGCTGGCCTCCACACTGAATCAGATAACTGACCAACTCCAGGCCAAAATCGACGAACTGTCAGAAGATCGCACTCAACTCCTGGCCGTCCTCACATCAATGGTTGAAGGCGTCATGGTCTTGGACTATCGCGGCCATGTCTTACAGGTCAATCCGGCGCTGGAACGGATGTTCGGCATCTCCCGTATCGAAGCGCGCGGCCGCCCCTGCACCGAGTTATTTCGTCATCAACAGCTCAACGAATTGATCGCCTTCATCCTTCAATCAGCGGCCCATCATCAGGATGAAATTGTGTTGCCGCTTACAGGACGATGTTTGCAAATTGAAGCGTCTCCCGCAGGGGGTAAGCGAGAAAACGAAGCCTGTGTGGTGTTGGTCTTCCACGACATTACAGAACTGCGACGCTTAGAGAAGATACGGACGGATTTTGTGGCGAACGTCTCGCACGAGCTTCGCACTCCGCTGACGTCCATCAAGGGTTATGTCGAGGCCCTGCTCGATGGGGCCAAGGACGACCCTGTTGCGTCCTCAAAGTTTTTGAATATTATACTTAAGCAAAGCGATCGGCTGAATCTGATCATCGAAGACCTGCTCGAATTGTCGAAGATCGAATCAGGCCGAATTTCCATGAAAGAGGAACCGCTTGACCTACAAACGCTCGTTGAGCGGACGCTTTCGATGATCAAACCGATGGCCGACAAGAATCGACACCACCTCGTGACGGCCATCATGTCCTCGCTCCCCCCTGTGGCAGGTGATGAAGGCCGACTTGCACAAGTTTTGACTAATCTGCTCGATAACGCGATCAAGTATACGCCAGCGGGTGGAACCATTACGGTCAGCGCCGCCTTGGCTCCTTCTCCGAGATCTTCCGAACGACCGGCGACGGCCATTGATCTGAGCGTCGCCGATACCGGGATCGGGATCCCGGAACAAGACCGACCTCGTGTCTTCGAACGTTTTTATCGTGTCGACAAGGCCCGCTCGCGTGAACTGGGAGGAACAGGGTTGGGCTTAGCAATCGTGAAACACATCGTTGAAGGGCATGGTGGGCATGTATGGGTGGAGGCAAATCATCCTCATGGCAGTCGGTTTGTCGTTCGCTTGCCACTCGGAGGTAAAGCTCGCGGCTCCGCGTCTATAGTTGAAGCCGGCAAGATCTAG
- a CDS encoding Thiol-disulfide oxidoreductase ResA produces the protein MRHHLVAQLLPLLVAGGMVLGPFPGAEPAQSGKGSILERDMVRVGDEAPNFTLRDLTGKVMSLSQFRGKVVLLNFWATWCGPCRVEMPAMEQLYQAFPRREFEILAVSTDSQGAVVTRPFQKQMGFTFPILHDSEYRTGLVYGARTLPITFMLDRQGIVRQKIFGARDWASPEARELIHVLMKS, from the coding sequence ATGAGACATCATCTCGTAGCACAACTGTTACCCCTATTGGTCGCTGGTGGTATGGTCCTGGGACCTTTTCCTGGGGCGGAGCCAGCTCAATCTGGGAAGGGATCGATTCTTGAGCGGGACATGGTCCGCGTCGGGGACGAAGCGCCCAATTTTACTCTGCGCGACCTCACCGGAAAGGTGATGAGCTTGTCGCAGTTCAGAGGCAAAGTCGTTCTCCTGAATTTCTGGGCGACCTGGTGCGGACCGTGTCGTGTCGAGATGCCGGCCATGGAACAGCTCTATCAAGCGTTCCCTCGACGAGAATTCGAGATTCTCGCAGTGTCGACGGATTCGCAGGGTGCGGTAGTGACACGACCATTCCAGAAGCAAATGGGATTTACGTTCCCCATTCTCCACGACTCGGAGTATCGCACTGGATTGGTGTATGGAGCGCGCACACTGCCGATTACTTTCATGCTTGATCGCCAGGGGATTGTGCGCCAAAAGATCTTCGGTGCTCGCGACTGGGCTTCGCCCGAGGCCCGTGAATTGATTCATGTGCTGATGAAGTCGTAA
- a CDS encoding hypothetical protein (conserved protein of unknown function) produces MSFFVFHPVVPPPSKSFRVHLTGCLILGSLFLVSCAGDITPSDVRSGLKKVISGTDEQIFIGDTVDNHYHPNVIMKRGEAYFEKEEYAEALVEYNHFMDLHRNHVLAPYAAFRIGEIHFKMAKTIDRDPEPMQKAITAFEQMRKDFPGSRYDAQAQQKLEECHNWIAQMHLFVGQFYYRRGSYLAAAHRFGQIIKTYPDKPVASDALYFQAKAYHEMGADDWARDNLVVLLDKHPNSTASEAGTALLEKIGGARPNTLLAQKSDPTSLSDAGSAIILSTQPRTPNGPSVSSSPSSEIGTLDISSSFDRLSSPRTGALGSALTVCRLGAWC; encoded by the coding sequence ATGAGTTTCTTCGTTTTTCATCCCGTGGTTCCTCCACCATCCAAATCCTTTCGTGTTCACCTAACCGGGTGTCTGATCCTGGGGTCTCTCTTTCTCGTCTCCTGCGCCGGTGATATTACTCCCAGCGACGTACGGAGTGGACTCAAGAAAGTCATCAGTGGAACAGACGAGCAAATTTTCATCGGAGATACCGTCGACAACCATTACCACCCCAATGTGATCATGAAGCGAGGGGAGGCGTATTTTGAGAAAGAAGAGTATGCGGAGGCCTTAGTCGAATACAACCACTTCATGGACCTTCATCGCAATCACGTACTGGCTCCTTACGCGGCATTCAGGATCGGAGAAATTCATTTCAAGATGGCCAAGACTATCGATCGGGACCCCGAACCGATGCAGAAAGCCATTACGGCATTCGAACAGATGAGAAAAGACTTCCCCGGCAGCCGCTATGATGCGCAGGCGCAACAAAAACTTGAGGAGTGCCACAATTGGATTGCTCAGATGCATCTCTTCGTGGGGCAATTTTATTACCGACGGGGTTCATATCTTGCCGCCGCTCATCGTTTCGGACAGATCATCAAAACCTATCCGGATAAGCCGGTCGCCTCCGATGCGTTGTATTTCCAGGCTAAGGCATACCATGAAATGGGGGCCGACGATTGGGCCAGGGATAATCTCGTCGTACTCCTGGACAAACATCCAAACAGTACAGCCTCCGAAGCCGGGACCGCGTTATTGGAGAAAATTGGTGGAGCCCGCCCCAATACCCTTCTTGCACAGAAATCAGATCCGACGTCCCTTTCAGATGCCGGCTCGGCGATCATCCTAAGCACTCAACCGCGTACCCCTAACGGACCATCCGTCTCCTCATCACCATCTTCAGAGATAGGGACACTCGACATCTCCTCATCGTTCGACCGCCTCAGTTCTCCCCGCACGGGTGCGCTCGGAAGCGCTCTCACGGTCTGCCGCCTTGGCGCCTGGTGCTAG
- a CDS encoding Adenosylhomocysteinase — translation MDYDVKDIKLADQGKLKIEWAEATMPVLRLIRKRFKREQPLKGVRVTACLHVTTETANLAITLKAGGADVRLCASNPLSTQDDVAAALVQHEGVPTFAIKGEDNPTYYRHIESAIAHRPHVTMDDGADVVSHLHSKRKELLKNVIGGTEETTTGVIRLRSMAEKKVLKFPVISVNDADTKHMFDNRYGTGQSTMDGIVRATNRLICGSVVVVVGYGWCGRGIAMRAKGMGADVIVTEVDPLKGLEALMDGFRVMPMELAAPVGDFFVTVTGNIHVIRGEHFAAMKDGAIVCNSGHFNVELDIPALEKMASKRLVVRSGVEQFTLKKSGHRVSLLGEGRLVNLATAEGHPSSVMDMSFANQALGAEYLVKNYKMLEKKVYPVPAVIDKEIARLKLAGMGVAIDQLTKEQKKYLASWEMGT, via the coding sequence GTGGATTACGATGTCAAAGATATCAAGCTCGCAGACCAAGGTAAATTAAAGATCGAATGGGCAGAAGCCACGATGCCCGTGTTACGGCTGATTCGTAAGCGATTCAAGCGCGAGCAGCCATTGAAAGGTGTGCGAGTCACAGCCTGCCTACACGTGACCACGGAAACGGCCAATCTCGCGATTACACTCAAGGCCGGCGGAGCGGATGTGCGTCTCTGCGCGTCGAATCCACTCAGTACCCAGGACGATGTCGCCGCTGCTTTGGTTCAACACGAAGGCGTTCCGACCTTTGCCATCAAAGGTGAGGACAACCCCACCTACTATCGGCATATTGAATCGGCAATCGCCCATCGGCCGCATGTCACCATGGATGATGGCGCGGACGTGGTATCGCACCTCCATTCCAAACGCAAAGAGCTGCTGAAAAACGTGATCGGCGGCACAGAGGAAACCACCACCGGCGTCATCCGGTTGCGCAGCATGGCGGAGAAGAAAGTCCTCAAGTTCCCGGTCATCTCCGTCAACGACGCGGACACGAAACATATGTTCGATAACCGCTACGGCACCGGACAATCCACCATGGACGGTATCGTGCGCGCCACCAACCGCTTGATCTGCGGCTCCGTCGTTGTCGTCGTCGGCTATGGCTGGTGCGGACGTGGTATCGCCATGCGGGCCAAGGGCATGGGAGCGGATGTCATCGTGACCGAAGTGGATCCGTTGAAAGGTCTCGAAGCCCTCATGGATGGGTTCCGTGTCATGCCGATGGAACTCGCTGCCCCGGTCGGCGATTTCTTCGTGACTGTGACCGGTAACATCCACGTGATTCGTGGCGAACATTTCGCCGCCATGAAAGACGGTGCCATCGTGTGCAATAGCGGGCACTTCAACGTAGAGTTGGATATCCCGGCTCTGGAGAAGATGGCCAGCAAACGCCTGGTGGTGCGTTCCGGCGTCGAACAGTTTACGCTTAAGAAAAGTGGTCACCGAGTCAGCTTGCTCGGCGAAGGCCGACTGGTCAACCTCGCCACGGCTGAGGGACATCCCTCCAGCGTCATGGATATGAGCTTTGCCAACCAAGCCCTTGGGGCAGAATACCTCGTAAAAAACTACAAGATGCTGGAGAAGAAGGTCTATCCGGTGCCGGCGGTGATCGATAAAGAAATTGCTCGCCTGAAGCTGGCGGGGATGGGCGTGGCCATCGACCAGCTGACGAAGGAACAAAAGAAGTATCTCGCATCCTGGGAGATGGGCACCTAA
- a CDS encoding methionine adenosyltransferase 1, whose translation MRDNYLFTSESVTEGHPDKIADQISDGILDAIIAQDKHSRVACETILTTGIALVAGEISTKAYVEIPDIIREVIKDVGYCDASWGFDFHTCSVLTAIHQQSSDIAMGVDSGGAGDQGLMFGYATNETDELMPMPIVLAHRLTKRLAEVRKKNILKWVRPDGKSQVTVEYKNGKPVRIDTIVVSTQHGPDVTNKQIERELMEKVIKPVMPKGLYDPTNVKHHINPTGRFVVGGPMGDTGLTGRKIIVDTYGGHGSHGGGAFSGKDPTKVDRSASYMARYIAKNLVAAQLADKCEVQLAYAIGVADPVSVLVDTKNTEKVSVEILDKLVRKHFPLTPRGIIDHLKLRRPIFRKTAAYGHFGRNEPEFTWEKIDKAKTLRKDAGL comes from the coding sequence ATGAGAGACAATTATCTGTTCACTTCAGAATCGGTCACTGAAGGCCACCCGGATAAGATCGCCGACCAAATTTCAGACGGCATCCTGGATGCCATCATCGCCCAGGACAAACATTCCCGCGTCGCCTGCGAAACCATTCTGACTACCGGCATCGCGCTGGTAGCCGGCGAAATTTCGACGAAGGCCTATGTCGAGATTCCGGATATTATCCGCGAAGTCATCAAAGATGTCGGGTATTGCGACGCCTCGTGGGGATTCGACTTTCATACCTGCTCAGTTCTGACCGCCATCCACCAACAGTCCAGTGATATCGCGATGGGCGTGGATTCCGGGGGGGCCGGCGATCAGGGTTTGATGTTCGGATATGCTACCAATGAAACAGACGAGCTCATGCCGATGCCGATCGTGTTAGCCCACCGGCTGACGAAGCGTCTGGCCGAGGTGCGCAAGAAAAATATTCTCAAGTGGGTACGGCCGGACGGCAAGTCTCAAGTGACGGTCGAATACAAGAACGGTAAACCCGTGCGGATCGATACCATCGTCGTCTCCACACAACACGGCCCTGATGTGACCAATAAGCAGATTGAACGTGAACTCATGGAAAAGGTGATCAAGCCTGTGATGCCGAAGGGGCTCTATGACCCAACCAATGTCAAGCATCATATCAATCCAACCGGCCGGTTCGTGGTAGGCGGCCCAATGGGTGATACCGGTCTCACCGGCAGAAAGATCATCGTCGACACCTACGGCGGACATGGGAGTCATGGCGGTGGAGCATTCTCCGGCAAGGATCCGACGAAGGTGGACCGATCTGCCTCCTACATGGCTCGTTACATCGCCAAGAACCTTGTGGCCGCCCAATTGGCCGATAAGTGTGAAGTGCAGCTGGCCTATGCGATCGGAGTGGCCGATCCGGTGTCCGTCCTGGTCGATACGAAGAACACCGAAAAGGTTTCGGTCGAGATTCTCGATAAGCTCGTGCGCAAACATTTCCCCTTGACCCCCCGTGGGATCATCGATCATCTCAAGCTTCGACGGCCGATTTTCAGAAAGACTGCCGCCTACGGGCATTTCGGACGCAACGAACCAGAGTTTACGTGGGAAAAAATCGACAAGGCCAAGACACTGCGCAAAGACGCCGGGCTCTAA
- a CDS encoding hypothetical protein (conserved protein of unknown function) has translation MCSLRVKEKATSIEVAFLFQVEYGQGAHVKSSTSQPLSLADFGISPERGFLPSDPCETLPDSSTLNYLAHEMPKLLSARQVRPFINKQSSFLESIPSDWREGDYRAAMRILSFAGHAYVWETPGQPAIKLPFQLARPWYEIAQKLGRPPVLSYASYALDNWRRLDRTKPIQLDNIVLLQNFLSGLDEEWFVVVHIQIERQAGPGLEGLVRAINGASEEKDDEVLLGLQALASAQTAMRDTLLRMKERCDPYVYYTRVRPYIHGWKNSPSLPDGLIYDQVGAYAQQPQQFRGETGAQSSIVPCLDAGLGIHHEPDLLTVYLQEMQEYMPPQHRAFLHALENQTDDRGRTILSGYIHDRRQSHPELWSAYCACVGLLAQFREIHIGYADSYINRQHQTSATNPTAVGTGGTPFMTYLQKHLDETKQTIVG, from the coding sequence ATGTGCTCACTGAGGGTAAAAGAAAAGGCCACCTCAATTGAGGTGGCCTTTCTCTTTCAGGTAGAGTATGGGCAAGGAGCCCATGTGAAATCCTCCACCTCCCAACCGCTGTCGCTTGCAGATTTTGGAATCTCTCCTGAACGGGGTTTTCTGCCGTCTGATCCTTGTGAAACTCTGCCTGACTCTTCCACTCTGAATTATCTTGCCCATGAGATGCCGAAGCTGTTGAGCGCACGCCAAGTCCGGCCATTTATCAACAAACAGTCATCGTTTCTCGAGTCCATTCCGTCGGATTGGCGTGAAGGGGATTACCGAGCTGCAATGCGGATCCTATCATTCGCCGGCCACGCTTATGTCTGGGAAACGCCAGGGCAACCAGCCATCAAGCTCCCCTTCCAGCTCGCCCGGCCATGGTATGAGATCGCTCAGAAGCTCGGTCGTCCACCGGTCCTCTCCTATGCGTCTTACGCATTGGACAACTGGCGCCGGCTTGACAGGACGAAACCCATCCAGTTGGACAATATCGTGCTGCTGCAGAATTTTCTCAGTGGGTTGGATGAAGAGTGGTTCGTTGTCGTCCACATCCAGATCGAGCGGCAGGCGGGGCCTGGTTTGGAAGGATTGGTGCGAGCGATCAATGGAGCATCGGAAGAAAAGGATGATGAGGTGCTGTTGGGTCTACAAGCCTTGGCGTCTGCGCAAACCGCCATGCGAGATACGCTGCTCCGCATGAAAGAGCGCTGCGATCCCTACGTGTACTACACCCGCGTGAGACCCTACATCCACGGCTGGAAAAACAGTCCGTCTCTGCCCGACGGCCTCATCTATGACCAGGTGGGAGCCTATGCCCAACAGCCACAGCAGTTTCGTGGTGAGACCGGCGCGCAGAGTTCGATCGTGCCGTGTCTAGATGCCGGACTGGGCATCCACCATGAACCCGATCTGTTGACGGTGTATCTGCAAGAGATGCAGGAGTACATGCCACCCCAACACCGTGCCTTTCTTCATGCCTTGGAGAACCAGACTGATGACCGTGGACGCACCATCCTATCTGGCTATATCCATGATCGAAGGCAGAGTCACCCCGAACTGTGGTCTGCCTATTGTGCATGCGTCGGTCTGTTGGCTCAGTTCCGAGAAATCCACATCGGCTACGCCGATAGCTACATCAATCGCCAACATCAGACCAGCGCGACCAATCCCACGGCAGTCGGTACCGGCGGCACACCCTTCATGACCTATCTGCAAAAACATTTAGACGAAACCAAACAGACTATCGTAGGCTAA
- a CDS encoding Cytochrome C biogenesis protein: MTQSIPQISLIAAFSAGLLSFVSPCVLPLVPSYISYITGLSVEQLTDASERMKFKKAIVVNSLLFIAGFSSVFIAFGASASFLGQILITHQDLIRRVGGVLIIVFGLYLLGILNLKFLKMEHRFQFRNRPAGYLGSFLIGVAFAAGWTPCVGPVLGSILLYASTTDSLLSGVVLLTFYSLGLGLPLFLTALGVDRFLAYFKEVRAYLWGVSTVSGVMLVLVGVMIYANSLTMVTSFLERYGIGWYLGQ; encoded by the coding sequence ATGACGCAATCGATCCCACAGATTTCTCTGATTGCAGCCTTCTCGGCAGGACTTCTCTCATTTGTGTCTCCTTGCGTCCTACCGCTGGTGCCAAGCTATATCTCGTATATCACGGGACTCTCGGTCGAGCAGCTCACCGATGCCTCTGAGCGGATGAAATTCAAAAAGGCGATCGTCGTGAACTCTCTGCTGTTCATCGCCGGTTTTTCATCAGTCTTTATTGCTTTCGGCGCGTCGGCGAGCTTTCTGGGACAGATCTTGATCACCCATCAGGACCTCATTCGCCGCGTCGGCGGAGTCCTGATCATCGTGTTCGGGCTCTATCTGTTAGGGATTTTGAATCTCAAGTTCCTAAAGATGGAACACCGATTTCAGTTCCGCAACAGGCCGGCCGGGTACTTGGGGTCGTTCTTGATCGGAGTGGCCTTTGCCGCAGGGTGGACACCCTGCGTCGGACCGGTGCTGGGATCCATTCTTCTCTATGCGAGTACGACTGACTCTCTTCTCAGCGGCGTTGTGCTACTAACGTTTTACTCGCTAGGGTTGGGGTTACCGCTGTTCCTTACGGCATTGGGTGTGGATCGATTTCTGGCCTATTTCAAAGAAGTGCGAGCCTATTTGTGGGGAGTTTCAACGGTAAGCGGGGTTATGCTGGTCCTGGTTGGCGTGATGATTTATGCCAACTCACTCACAATGGTGACCAGTTTCTTAGAACGCTATGGTATCGGGTGGTATTTGGGGCAGTAG
- a CDS encoding 3-oxoacyl-[acyl-carrier-protein] synthase 3, translating into MLRPQIIGTGSYLPSRIVTNEEIARMTGVSPVGIERLTGIQTRRWAAEQEASSDMAIAAGRRALDAAGCTPSSVDAIILSTTSPDMAFPSTACAVQRGLGCRQVGAFDVSASCSGFLYGLSMAQAMIQSSHVRTCLVIASEVKSRSLDLQDDATTLLFGDGAGAVIVRGEEDYNPEWRGILGTKLYADGGHHGLIRVPGGGSRVPLSSDTLRTGGHTLRMRGAPLFRLAIRRVERAVMDVLKEFGVRTEDIKQVVLHQANGRILSQIADRLGVSSDRLASVIERYGNTSSASLPIALDDAARSGKISPGDLVLLGSFGGGLTWATSLVRW; encoded by the coding sequence ATGCTTCGACCGCAGATCATTGGAACGGGCAGCTATCTTCCTTCCCGTATCGTTACCAACGAAGAGATTGCCCGCATGACGGGGGTATCTCCGGTTGGCATTGAACGACTCACCGGTATTCAGACGCGTCGTTGGGCTGCAGAGCAGGAAGCGTCTTCCGATATGGCTATTGCGGCAGGGCGTCGGGCCCTCGATGCTGCAGGATGTACACCTTCTTCCGTTGATGCCATCATCCTCTCGACAACATCTCCTGATATGGCATTTCCGTCAACAGCGTGCGCCGTTCAGCGAGGCTTAGGATGTAGGCAAGTAGGAGCCTTTGATGTGTCTGCGTCCTGCTCGGGATTTTTGTATGGCCTTTCCATGGCGCAAGCCATGATCCAGAGTAGCCACGTGCGGACCTGTCTCGTGATCGCGTCGGAGGTAAAATCGCGATCCCTCGATCTCCAGGATGACGCGACGACACTGTTGTTTGGAGACGGGGCTGGAGCCGTTATCGTTCGAGGTGAAGAAGATTACAATCCTGAGTGGCGAGGGATTCTCGGCACGAAGTTATATGCCGATGGGGGCCACCATGGACTCATCCGTGTTCCTGGCGGTGGGTCGCGGGTGCCGTTATCGTCCGATACGTTGAGAACAGGGGGGCATACGCTCCGTATGCGGGGGGCACCGCTTTTTCGGTTGGCCATTCGACGAGTGGAGCGCGCGGTGATGGATGTCTTGAAAGAATTCGGCGTTCGTACAGAGGATATTAAGCAAGTGGTGCTTCATCAGGCGAACGGGCGCATTTTGTCTCAAATCGCGGATCGCCTGGGTGTCAGCTCTGATCGCTTGGCATCGGTGATTGAACGGTACGGCAATACGTCATCGGCATCTCTCCCGATCGCGCTCGATGATGCGGCGCGCAGTGGGAAAATCTCGCCAGGAGACCTGGTGCTCCTTGGCAGTTTTGGCGGTGGCCTGACGTGGGCCACGAGCCTTGTTCGCTGGTAA